Proteins from a genomic interval of Staphylococcus debuckii:
- a CDS encoding universal stress protein, with protein MYKNILVPFDFGNAFNNVPEQLKKLTNGEEDAKITVFNVISETDLANYVRYQNKHFEEVTKEKEEDMQPFVKKLEELNLPYEIVFTVGSPTTEILTDLESNKYDIVVMSNKRSRVELKHVLGHVTHKVAKRSNTPVLIVK; from the coding sequence ATGTATAAAAATATCTTAGTACCATTCGATTTCGGCAATGCTTTCAATAATGTTCCAGAACAATTGAAGAAACTTACAAATGGTGAAGAAGATGCCAAAATCACCGTCTTTAATGTCATTTCTGAAACAGATTTAGCAAACTATGTGCGTTACCAAAATAAACATTTTGAAGAAGTAACTAAAGAAAAAGAAGAAGATATGCAACCTTTTGTGAAAAAGCTCGAAGAATTGAATTTACCTTATGAAATTGTATTTACAGTGGGTTCTCCGACAACAGAAATTTTAACTGATTTAGAATCTAATAAATACGATATTGTGGTCATGAGTAATAAACGTTCTCGTGTAGAATTAAAACACGTATTAGGTCATGTTACTCATAAAGTGGCTAAACGTTCTAATACACCTGTATTGATTGTAAAATAA